GCCGCAGCGCGTGGGTGCGGAGCACTTGATAGACATCGTGCGCGTCGTCGTCGGCGTTGACCGTGACGACCGGTGCGGTCATCACCGCGTCGATGCGCGCATCGGGCGGAAGGCCCCGAGCCAAGCCCCGCCGCACCAGGTCCCGGTCGGTGACGATGCCGACCGGGCGGTCCGCGTCTACGACGATCAGCGCTCCGACCCCCGCCTTGTCCATTATCGAGGCCCCTTCGATGAGGGTTTGATCCGGTCGGACTGCGACCGCCGACCGTCGTACGAGATCCCAGATACGCATCTTGGGGCTCCTCTCAGAGAGGGTGGTGCTCGAAGTGCTGGACGGTGGCGTCGGTGCCGGGGAAGAGCAACGCCTCGTGTCCCGAGTCCTCCCAACGCACCAGGTAAGGAGGCCCCCCGTC
This portion of the Acidimicrobiales bacterium genome encodes:
- a CDS encoding DUF1918 domain-containing protein; translated protein: MYTAVGDRIIIKGHRVGEPDRDCEVLEVRGADGGPPYLVRWEDSGHEALLFPGTDATVQHFEHHPL
- a CDS encoding CBS domain-containing protein; this translates as MRIWDLVRRSAVAVRPDQTLIEGASIMDKAGVGALIVVDADRPVGIVTDRDLVRRGLARGLPPDARIDAVMTAPVVTVNADDDAHDVYQVLRTHALRRLPIVREGRFVGMVTVDDLIIHLAADLSDLARPITGEVLFAQRDGLPPATVG